A portion of the Chryseobacterium tructae genome contains these proteins:
- a CDS encoding acyl-ACP desaturase, translated as MYQKLVRKEVMGLLEKEVGSFLDKFLTPIEKIWQPSDYLPDPSSEEFKHDLEEIQTFAREMPYDLFVTLIGDCITEEALPSYESWLMGVDGINQEEKLGWANWVRAWTAEENRHGDLLNKYLYLCGRVNMREVEITTQYLINDGFDLGTSMDPYRNFIYTSFQETATNISHRRVGTLAKQSGNGKLAKMCGVIAADEARHAKAYKHFVAKILEVDPSEMILAFEDMMRKKIVMPAHLMRQSGQKAGELWGHFSDAAQRCMVYTGQDYINIMKDLLDEWKIEHVKGLTEKAEKAQEYLMKLPARLQKITDRVSTPDLQFQFNWVKS; from the coding sequence ATGTATCAAAAGCTTGTTAGGAAAGAAGTAATGGGATTATTGGAAAAGGAAGTAGGTTCTTTTCTTGATAAATTTTTAACTCCAATTGAAAAAATTTGGCAGCCTTCTGATTATTTACCAGATCCTTCAAGCGAAGAATTTAAACATGATCTGGAAGAAATTCAGACTTTTGCCCGTGAAATGCCTTACGACTTGTTTGTAACGCTAATCGGAGACTGTATTACGGAAGAAGCTCTTCCTTCTTATGAGTCTTGGTTAATGGGTGTTGACGGAATCAATCAAGAGGAAAAATTAGGCTGGGCGAATTGGGTGAGAGCCTGGACAGCAGAAGAGAACAGACACGGAGATTTATTAAATAAATACCTTTACCTGTGTGGTAGAGTCAATATGAGAGAGGTAGAAATTACCACTCAATATCTTATTAATGATGGATTTGACTTGGGAACAAGTATGGATCCATACAGAAACTTTATTTATACAAGTTTCCAGGAAACAGCCACCAATATCTCTCACAGAAGAGTAGGAACTTTAGCTAAACAGTCCGGAAACGGAAAATTAGCTAAAATGTGTGGTGTCATTGCAGCTGATGAAGCAAGACATGCAAAAGCTTACAAGCATTTCGTAGCTAAAATCCTTGAAGTAGACCCATCAGAAATGATTCTTGCTTTCGAAGATATGATGCGTAAGAAGATCGTAATGCCGGCTCACCTGATGAGACAATCAGGACAAAAGGCAGGAGAACTTTGGGGACATTTCTCAGATGCTGCACAAAGATGTATGGTGTATACAGGTCAGGATTATATCAACATTATGAAAGATCTGTTGGATGAATGGAAGATTGAGCACGTAAAAGGTCTTACAGAAAAAGCAGAAAAAGCTCAGGAATACCTGATGAAATTACCTGCAAGACTACAGAAGATTACAGACAGAGTTTCTACTCCGGATCTTCAGTTCCAGTTTAACTGGGTTAAGAGCTAG
- a CDS encoding DUF2268 domain-containing putative Zn-dependent protease (predicted Zn-dependent protease with a strongly conserved HExxH motif) — translation MKTSHIFATLLLTFGITNAQTGFSTDPLKAVFETKDTENFWKAFDKMETSKQNPFIDYMKNGSPGVKGFTENRIINADSLYTMAKKRKADYLESRNVLSGLKQKEKRIRSIYAGMKYWYPEAQFPPIYFVYGRFNTGGTFTKDGVMIGTENLRNLDGIVGLISHELVHFQQNIKGKDNLLKYCISEGSADFISELVSGETNNSPFYQYGEAHSDKLYREFVTVLKTSSPMDWLYGTTKKDDRPNDLGYWMGYKISEAYFNKQTDKHKAIRDILNISDPLLFLKESGFLDPYIKEYTKNNNMKFEDFFKE, via the coding sequence ATGAAAACCAGCCATATTTTCGCAACTTTACTTCTTACATTCGGAATAACCAACGCCCAAACCGGTTTTTCTACTGACCCTTTAAAGGCTGTTTTTGAAACAAAAGATACCGAAAACTTCTGGAAAGCATTTGATAAAATGGAAACCTCAAAACAGAATCCATTCATAGACTATATGAAAAATGGTTCTCCAGGTGTGAAAGGTTTTACAGAAAACAGGATCATTAATGCTGACTCTCTATATACAATGGCAAAAAAGAGAAAAGCAGATTACCTGGAAAGCCGCAATGTTTTATCAGGGTTGAAACAAAAAGAAAAAAGAATTAGATCCATTTACGCAGGAATGAAGTATTGGTATCCTGAAGCCCAATTTCCACCCATCTATTTTGTATACGGAAGATTCAATACCGGAGGTACTTTTACCAAAGACGGTGTGATGATAGGAACAGAAAACCTTAGAAATTTGGATGGAATTGTTGGACTTATTTCACATGAATTAGTCCATTTTCAACAGAATATTAAAGGAAAAGATAATTTGCTGAAATACTGTATTAGCGAAGGAAGTGCCGATTTTATCAGTGAGCTGGTTTCAGGAGAAACAAATAATAGCCCGTTTTATCAGTATGGCGAGGCTCATTCTGACAAATTATACAGAGAATTTGTAACCGTATTAAAAACAAGCAGTCCTATGGATTGGCTTTATGGAACCACCAAGAAAGACGACCGTCCCAATGATCTCGGGTATTGGATGGGATATAAAATTTCTGAAGCCTATTTCAATAAACAGACCGATAAGCACAAAGCAATTAGAGATATTTTAAATATTAGCGATCCTTTATTATTCTTAAAAGAAAGTGGGTTCTTAGATCCCTATATTAAAGAATATACAAAGAACAACAATATGAAGTTCGAAGACTTTTTTAAAGAATAA
- a CDS encoding translation initiation factor, whose translation MDLRDQLKNLFPEHEEQDFEMPEEAFKQKEPLVCKFEKKGRNGKPVTVVEGWEGSEEDLKKISKKIKTTLGIGGSEKDGTIIIQGDNRDKIMAILKDMGYKTKRVGG comes from the coding sequence ATGGACTTACGTGATCAACTGAAGAATCTTTTTCCTGAACATGAAGAGCAGGATTTTGAAATGCCTGAAGAAGCATTCAAGCAGAAAGAACCATTGGTATGCAAATTTGAGAAGAAAGGAAGAAATGGCAAGCCTGTAACGGTTGTTGAAGGTTGGGAAGGCAGTGAAGAAGACCTTAAAAAAATCTCAAAGAAAATAAAAACCACCTTAGGAATAGGCGGTTCTGAGAAGGACGGGACGATTATCATTCAGGGAGACAACCGTGATAAAATAATGGCTATCCTTAAAGATATGGGTTATAAAACCAAACGTGTTGGCGGGTAG
- a CDS encoding leucine-rich repeat domain-containing protein produces the protein MKKVILLISILSLSQVNAQIDPVKYPTFTNIEDALKSEKTVYSMSFREKGLFNLPPQIAKLDSIFFLNIMANKLEKMDQVLFTLKELEFLNVNENSIKYIPDEINELKKLTTFSINLNSLTSINPNIAKLQNLKVVHFDANNLNVFPEALMEIPSLQEINLEGNQISFITDRLYKIKNLKFLNLANNQINDMGNLSFPKNLKYLELQQNAISRLPENLFKAQELEFLNASDNNITEISSGIKGLKNVVSMNLANNSLKDIPVEISQLKKLKTLILTGNPIEKSKIEKLKTLLPETQVYF, from the coding sequence ATGAAAAAGGTTATCCTACTTATTTCCATTTTATCTTTGTCTCAGGTGAACGCTCAGATTGACCCGGTCAAATATCCTACTTTTACCAATATTGAAGACGCTTTGAAGAGTGAGAAAACTGTTTACAGTATGAGCTTCAGAGAAAAAGGATTGTTTAATCTTCCACCTCAGATTGCAAAACTGGATTCAATATTCTTTTTAAATATAATGGCAAATAAGCTGGAGAAAATGGATCAGGTATTATTTACACTCAAAGAATTGGAATTTTTGAATGTAAACGAAAACAGCATCAAATATATTCCCGATGAAATCAATGAACTTAAAAAGCTGACTACATTTTCCATAAACCTGAATAGTCTGACAAGTATTAATCCTAATATTGCCAAACTTCAAAACCTTAAAGTTGTTCATTTCGATGCCAATAACCTTAATGTCTTTCCAGAAGCACTTATGGAAATTCCTAGTTTGCAGGAGATCAATCTGGAAGGAAATCAAATTAGTTTTATCACTGACAGACTCTATAAGATCAAAAATTTAAAATTTTTAAATCTGGCCAATAACCAAATCAATGACATGGGCAACTTGTCATTTCCCAAGAATTTAAAATATCTTGAATTGCAACAAAATGCAATTAGCCGACTTCCGGAAAATCTTTTTAAAGCTCAGGAACTTGAATTTCTGAATGCCAGTGATAATAATATCACGGAAATTTCATCTGGTATAAAAGGATTAAAGAATGTGGTCAGTATGAATCTGGCCAACAATAGTCTGAAAGATATTCCTGTAGAAATAAGTCAGCTTAAAAAGCTGAAAACCTTGATTCTTACAGGAAATCCTATAGAAAAATCTAAAATTGAGAAACTAAAAACGTTACTGCCGGAAACCCAGGTCTATTTCTAG
- a CDS encoding alkaline phosphatase PhoX: MVINNAGTVAYYGEDGGTHMVYKYVMDTPNDLSSGNLYVLKLDQGLTAAGDPAGTTATWIQVPNKTQADQNNTNNAAKTLGGTKFNGIEDVDISPLDGKIYFTAKGLDRVYRLKDDGTTASQVETFVGGDSTVYSFDTPQGLKSEAWADGNDNLTFDELGNLWVLQDGGKNYIWVIAPDHTQANPKVRLFASMPAGSEPTGLTFTPDHKFGFFSIQHPDATISTDIDATGNTIDYRGKSATVVIALKGNLGTQGSLGTGENKIEENTVTVAPNPTSGIVKINSPKGLKDISVTAYSMDGKIVYTKKFNGTNKALDLDFTPQLEGSRVLILNIEAEGGFQKTVKLLKK; this comes from the coding sequence GTGGTCATCAATAATGCAGGGACTGTTGCCTATTACGGAGAAGATGGAGGTACCCATATGGTGTATAAATATGTAATGGATACACCCAATGATCTTTCTTCAGGAAATCTTTATGTATTGAAATTAGATCAGGGATTAACAGCAGCTGGTGATCCGGCAGGGACTACAGCAACATGGATTCAGGTTCCTAATAAAACGCAGGCAGATCAGAACAATACCAATAATGCAGCTAAAACATTAGGGGGAACTAAATTTAACGGAATTGAAGATGTGGATATCAGTCCATTGGATGGTAAAATTTATTTTACAGCAAAAGGATTGGATAGAGTATACCGTTTAAAAGACGATGGAACAACAGCTTCGCAAGTAGAAACTTTCGTAGGAGGAGATTCTACAGTATATTCATTTGATACCCCTCAAGGGTTAAAATCTGAAGCATGGGCTGATGGAAATGATAACCTTACCTTTGATGAGCTTGGAAACCTTTGGGTACTTCAGGATGGTGGTAAAAACTATATTTGGGTAATTGCTCCGGATCATACACAGGCTAATCCGAAAGTAAGATTATTTGCTTCTATGCCGGCAGGATCTGAACCTACAGGATTAACATTCACGCCTGACCATAAATTCGGTTTCTTCTCAATTCAGCATCCTGATGCTACCATCTCTACAGATATTGATGCTACAGGAAATACAATTGATTACAGAGGAAAATCTGCTACTGTGGTTATTGCCCTTAAAGGAAACTTAGGAACTCAGGGTTCTTTGGGAACAGGGGAAAATAAAATAGAAGAAAATACAGTAACGGTAGCACCAAATCCTACCTCCGGAATAGTGAAAATCAATTCACCAAAAGGATTAAAAGATATTTCGGTGACCGCTTATAGTATGGACGGAAAAATTGTGTATACGAAGAAGTTTAATGGAACAAACAAAGCATTAGACCTTGACTTTACACCACAATTGGAAGGATCTCGTGTTTTAATCCTTAATATTGAAGCAGAAGGAGGATTCCAGAAAACGGTAAAACTTTTAAAGAAATAA
- a CDS encoding alkaline phosphatase PhoX: MKKQLLTIGALALLATSGIHAQTLIFDKGTSWSYQDLDQAQPDAWKTKSYNISSWPVGNAPLGYGDPVATTIHSGNTGLVTAYFAKDITIDLATLSDNVELGVMRDDGIVVYLNGEEVVRDNMPSGVITFNTLSSTTIDGAAENIYNIFSIPKSKFVNGVNRISIELHNRSVTSSDLRIDAYLKTTGNTTPTPIACNGTHISCFTSIVPTAQTNKLIIPAEHKYQLILKEGDNYTEGGGLVGGQNDFTAYVAKSGSSTNGYLSVNHETNPGGVTMAEVNYNASTKLWQLTRSRAVSFSAPSLVQTIRNCSGGITPWGTVVTAEESVANNDSNGDGYKDYGWLVEIDPATAQVISKNADGSKGKLWQMGIMNHEMWSSIMQGLLPITEKMEVPIWCINM, translated from the coding sequence ATGAAGAAACAACTACTAACAATTGGAGCATTGGCTCTACTTGCCACTTCTGGCATCCATGCACAGACCCTTATTTTTGATAAAGGAACATCATGGAGTTATCAAGATCTTGATCAGGCACAACCTGATGCATGGAAAACTAAAAGCTATAACATCTCTTCCTGGCCTGTAGGTAATGCACCATTAGGGTATGGCGATCCTGTTGCTACAACAATTCACTCTGGAAATACTGGGCTGGTTACGGCTTATTTTGCTAAAGATATTACTATAGATTTGGCCACTCTTTCGGACAATGTAGAATTGGGTGTAATGAGGGATGATGGTATTGTTGTTTATCTTAACGGAGAAGAAGTCGTAAGAGATAATATGCCTTCAGGGGTAATTACGTTCAATACCCTATCAAGTACAACGATTGATGGGGCTGCCGAGAATATATATAATATTTTTTCTATTCCGAAATCAAAATTTGTAAACGGAGTTAATAGAATTTCTATTGAATTGCATAATAGAAGTGTTACCAGTTCAGATCTTAGAATTGATGCCTATCTGAAAACAACAGGAAATACCACTCCAACACCTATTGCATGTAATGGTACTCATATCAGTTGCTTTACCTCTATTGTTCCTACCGCACAGACAAATAAACTAATTATTCCTGCAGAGCACAAATACCAGCTTATTTTAAAAGAAGGAGATAATTATACTGAAGGTGGTGGTTTAGTTGGCGGTCAGAATGACTTTACGGCTTATGTTGCCAAATCCGGAAGCAGTACAAACGGTTATCTTTCCGTAAATCACGAAACCAATCCGGGAGGTGTTACAATGGCTGAGGTTAATTATAATGCTTCTACAAAGCTTTGGCAGTTAACCAGATCAAGAGCGGTAAGCTTTTCAGCTCCTAGCTTGGTACAGACAATCAGAAACTGTTCAGGAGGTATTACGCCATGGGGAACTGTAGTAACAGCAGAAGAATCTGTAGCGAATAATGACTCCAATGGCGATGGATACAAAGATTACGGTTGGCTTGTAGAAATTGATCCTGCAACAGCTCAGGTGATATCTAAAAATGCAGACGGCTCTAAAGGGAAGCTTTGGCAGATGGGAATTATGAACCATGAAATGTGGTCATCAATAATGCAGGGACTGTTGCCTATTACGGAGAAGATGGAGGTACCCATATGGTGTATAAATATGTAA